CATGACTCGGGCTCTgtaggggtctggtaagttagccccacctcaaagtctccgaggtcttctcgagggtcttgtaagttagccctcacaagTGGTATTGTATGTCTGCAGCGATCTTGTGActacggcatctagcacttctcgtttTCGTACGAGATGCAGTGTGTGCCTGCGGTgagcttgtgcctacggcatctagtACTCTCGATAGTAttttgagggtctgattagttatccctctagAAGTTCCCTAAGGATCTCCTCCCGCTTCTCATGTGACTTGGGCTCTGCAGgggtctagtaagttagccccGCCTCAAAGTCGCCGAGGTCTTCTCGatagtcttgtaagttagccctcacgagtggcGTTATATGCCTGCGGTGATCTTGTGCCTACAGCATCTAGCACTTTCGTCTTCATGCGAGATGCAGTGTGTGCCTACGACATCTTGTACTCTCGACggtattctgagggtctgattagttatccctccgaAAATTTTCTAAGGGTCTCCCTCCGCTTCTCGTATGACTTGGGCTCTGcaggggtctgataagttagctccACCTCGAAGTCGCCTAAGTCTTGAGTTGGGCATCTGCACACAAAAGATAAGGAAACTTACCAAATCAGCTCTAATCGAACCTTTTGATTTTTTAATCAGATCATACTTTTGGAGGTAAATAGACTGTTATCCGTTTGAGCTAGTTTGCTTCTCCTGGGCTTGCTTAGATTTACATTCCGGTAATATTGACCTTTTGAGGCTAATTTTTTGGAGGTCGTCTCATAAGTCTCATCTTATCTTTGTGGCTTTAGCTTGATCTCCACTTCAATTTAAATGCTTGAAGATCTGTTGTTCACAAAGAATGACACAGAATAATAGATAAGATTCAAAAGCTTTTTACTATGATAGTTGTGAGTACTGTTTGGAAGCTTTTTGAGTTTTGCTTCACTCCTGTTGTTTGCCTCAGTTTGGACTTATTTTTAGTTTGATTTTTACCTCAGATCTGCATGCTTGGACTTtggatttatatattttatctcGGATTTGAAGGATTTACCTCGGATTTAAAAGTTTTTACCTCAAATTTGAAGGATTTACCTCAGATTTGAAGGTTTTTACCTTGGATTTGAAGGATTTACCTCAGATTTGAAGAATTTACCTTGGATTTGAAGGCTTTTACCTCAGATTTAAAGGATTTATCTCAAATTTGAAGGTTTTTACCTAAGATTTGAAGGATTTACCTCGGATTTGAAGGCTTTTACCTCGGATTCGAAGGATTTTATCTTGGATTTGAAGgattttatctcaaatttgaaGGCTTTTACCTCGGATTTGAAGGCTTTTACCTCAAATTTGAATGATTTTACCTCGAATTTGAAGGATTTACCTCAGATTTGACCTTAGATGACCATGTTCCACCATTTTCATGTATTCCTAGGCTTCATTTTTTACTTAGAATGTTGTGGGTCCACGTCCGGCATGTGCTCCACTACTTTCTCTTGCAGGTTGTCCATTTGGATCATAATAAATGAACATAGCGTACCTTGAGGCCCCTCATGGGTGGCCACGGCACAGTCGTAGGTCAGACCTCAGTTGTGGATGATTTTCATGCCAAGGCGTGTGAGCAAAGGATATCGCACGTAAATAATTTTGGATCTGCCACCCCCTCAAGCCTTGGATCCAACCAGTTTTACTTCGAAGGAACCCTTTATGGCCTTGAATGTTTAGGATGACAAGGCCCTCAGAGCTCGACAGGGTCCACAGGAGGAGCGGTCAGAAAATTCGAACGGAGGTCGGGAGCTTGGACAGGGgctaggagctcggatggagggaatcggagctcggatggaggccaGGAAGCACGGATCTGAGCATGCAGATGGCCGACGAGTATGAGGGGATGAACCTTGAAATTCAATCAGAGGTCAGGAGCTTGGACGGGGGCTAGGAAGCCAGATTCGGTGAAGGTGCCGCCGCAGGAGATGCCAGTGACATTGCCTGAAAGAGCACGAGAAAGGTTTTGGATCACTTGAATTACAATCGTCAGATGTTGAACTTGCTAGAAGAGTTGGCCGAATTAGCCAGCCGTGGTTGACGCCGGCAGGGCTGGTTGAACCGGTGGTGGAACTATTGATTGTACCAGTGGAGGGATTTCCAGCACCAGCGGCTGAGCTTGATTGTCAGCTTGGCTGGCTGCCTATTGGGAGACGACGGCATTGGAAAATCGAGAAGATGTCCATCTTGGAGCCATAAATGCGAATGTAACCCTTCTtctatctgttgctgcttaaATTGGTCGGGATCGAAAAATGAACACCTGGTAGCTTCAAGTGAGGATGCCGGTCTGGAGTGATCTGCAAAACAAGTCTCCAAACTGAAGGTTGTGGTTTCAGTGAGGATCCTCCAATGCTTGAgtcagaaaaatagagaacaaaGAAGCAGCAACGGATTCTCTAAGAGAAGTTCGATTGAACTTAGCTGAGTCCTCAGGACTCTGATTATTTATATAGAAGGATGTTGGATAGCTGGATTGTTAGCTATGAGATTGCATGATCCCGAGATTACTAGATTGTTGGTCATGCCAAATTGGACAGGATAATTCAGCCTTCGATTACTCTCGTGAAGTGAGAAGATCGTTGTTGGTAGCATACTAAGTGAGAGATTTGAATACCCCTTTTGAATAACCTCATAGACCATGCCTGATCTTTTGGCCTTGTTGAATGAGTGGTGTTATCTCATGGCAGATGATGGTCCCACTTATTAATTGCATAGGTTGTCAATCATGAGAGATTTTAGCCTTCATATGCTCTTCACGTGGGGACATTTATTGCTTTTGGCTTCAGTTCATATCAACATAGATGCTTAGGATACCTTATATCAGGATCAGCTCAGCTTATATCAGGATCAGCTCAGCTCATATGAAGGTAGCTCTTCACAGCATAGTCATAACTCATAGAACTGTAAATCCGATACATCCATGATACCACCgtaacaataaatataaaaaatattttaatataataattaaaaataatatatattatttatttgttcatatttTAAGCTAAATAGAGTCAATCATAAGTGAGCTAAGCTTGACTGTACTCAGCTCAGACGGGCCAAATTTCGAGCCAAATTGCAAGTAACTTCCCAGTTTTTTTTGGCAGAAGTAACTCCCTAGTTTGTCAGCCCTGGTCACACCTGCAGGATTCAAGTCTTGATCGTATCATTCCTCAGGATTTCAACCACCTAGAAGTGTCCAAGTAAAAAAACCTGGGTTCGCGAGTAGAAGCCTTCCCTCCCCAGTCTCCTTCGAACCATGAGTAACTCATAGCCCTCTTGTTTCGATGCAGGCTAGTATGACAAAGTTGGTTGTTTGAGGCATTCCTGCATGGAGAACAAGTTTGCCTGCTTAATTTTTTGCGAAAAGATCAGAAATTGTTGCAATTCCAAAGTTTACTAGCTTGAACGTTGCGCAACGACAAGCTAATTTTGGCTCAGTTCTTTTCCTCAGAAAAGAAAGTCCAGCCAATTTGCACATTTGGAACGAAGCTTCACGTTTCCAGGAAAGGAAATTAAAACACAAAGTTTGACTTTTTGCAGCACCCCTTGCTATTCCTTGACTTTTCCTCAGCTAGCCAATACCGCAGCTGTAgaggtttttttctttttttttgtttttcttgatCCCAaaagaattataaaaaaaaaaaagactggcgcaacaaaaaaaaaaaaaaaaaaagactcatgGCTGAACTGAAAATTTTTGTAACTTCTTTCCATCGATTACACCATAACTCATCTAATCCAGTGATTCTTTTTAATTctaatttatttcatttttatAAGAGACATCACAGCCAATCATTATCAGATTTTGTGAATCAAAAGTACTGTCTAAATTCAGCAATCAAGGCAGCTGTTTTTCTATTACAACTTATCAAAAGACAAAATCTTCATGAAGCTCTTGCAGCTGAAAAACCAATGCACAGGCCCACTCTTGTGCAAATTTTCAGCAGCTCGACCACCGAAACCATGTGCCTTCCTTTCATTGGTtattgaaagaagaaaaaaggaaaacagAAGGGACGAGAGACGATGCACTTGCTTATGAATTTACAAGGCAGGATATTGCCAGCTGCCTAATGTGAATTTACATTCCTCATGCTCAAACCCACTCTATTTTTCCATACAATAAGGGGGAAAAAATCATGTAGAATACCAACCACATCTTATATCAGGGCCCTCCAATCTTTCATAGGGCAAAATAAAATATACCCACATTTACAACCATTCAATCAGTGAGAGCTTCCTCATTTCTGCAGCTTGGCTCCAATTTAGGGAACCAATACTTGCAAGTCAATTTCAATGAGATCCTTCATCATTCCCAACACTCGAGGCAGACCTGTCAACCATGCGCACGTTGTACTGCTCATATACCCTTGCCCGGTTCTCGGCCCACCATTGTTCAGCTTGTTTCTCACTGAACCGCTTCCGACTGATTCCAAACAAAGAATTAGAGAGTCCTCGTACAGGTGAGAAAATAATGTAAGGAGCAAAATGAGATTTGTTATGATATTACACGTAGAGGCAGCTGCACAAATACTGACAATAGAGTCACAAACCAAACCAATCAGCATGATGATTTGTATTCAAAATCACCACCATATCAGATACAGTATTTCACCAACAGCTAATTTATCATTTGCTTTCAATTACACCATGAACCCCAATTAACTACTGGCTATAAAGTATTTGACCTTCTTCAAACATTGCAAAATGGAAAAAGAAGtataattttaatcataagaaGTACTTGATGAGCTGATAATGATATAGCTATTATCTAACATATATCAAAATGGAAAAACATTTTGCATGGAGAATAGACAGCAATTTATACACTTCCCTAGCAGATCTTCTGTCTACTGATGTTGTCATTCCTAACATTGCAAAATGATccccacacacatatacatataattCAAATGGCAGTTGTTTGGTGCTTGCAGTTTGATAATGTCTAATAATATATATGAAAAGCTTGAGGCCAGGTTCACACCACCAGCCTTGAAGCCTGCAGCCTTGAAGCTTCAGCGGTTCCCCACCACCACcccgcccaaaaaaaaaaaaaaaaaatctcttttcatATTTCCCGGATTTCACCTCCCTCCAAAATCATATATATCAGggttccaaatttttttaaaaaaaaaaaaattcttcttttcccCTTTCCTCTATGAACCAAAGGTATTCAtctttaaaaaacaaaaaaatataaaaaaatcccGTTTCCATAGGATAGAGGCATCTCTcaccaaatgaaaaaaaaaaatcttgctaCAACAAGGCATGGCACCTCTcgctatattatttaaaaaaaaaaagaaaaaaacttgcAGATGCATCGTATGTGCTATACTTTAGTCCAATATAATAGCAAGTAACAGTTATGCAAAGAGAAAGCAACGCTCTCAGCAAGTAATCATGTGCAAGATAATTGCTTTGTATACTATTTTGGGATGCAAATCAGAATATTAGTGCTTCAGACATACCTGAACCGGACCCTTTTGAGATCTTTGACACCCCCAGGTAGAGAAGTGAGGGTAATATATACGCCTGGCTCATCTTGCTCAACCCATTCAGACTCTTGATGGGGGTCAGCATTTGTCACCTTGCTTCCATTCCTTACTGCTTCTGAATGACCTACTTTGCTCCGGTTGCTTATGGAACTGGCTCTATTAGAAACCAACAATCCATTTGAACCATTTGACTCTGGTTCATGAGATGAAGTGGAAGGACTACTCATCTGATCAACAGCTGCAGCTGAAATATCACTTGAAGCAGGATTGTTATTGAAGGATGCCAATGAAGGGAGTTTACTGTTTCTGGCTGCTCCAATGGGTAACCTTTCAGCCATATCCTTCAACTGCTCCAAACAAGAAGATACATGAGAAACAAGATGGAACAGTAAGTACATGCTTAAAAAACAGCAATAAGCACACGACCAGAAATTTCCTTCGAAAATTGCATCTATAGTTGGTGATGGTCTTTGCTACTAAAACAAACTCAGAGTAGCAAAAAAACTCATGCACAAAGTGCACTTTGTTTTGCCTCGTAATGTCAAATCCAAAATCTTCCATCAAGAGATAGGGCGCACGAAGTGTCTAAATCATTAGCAAGTAACAGCCACATATCAATTGAAGTACTTTATCAACCACTTATATGATTGCAACTCCCTGTCCATCCCATAGAAAACTGAAAACCAATTTAAGCACTTCTATGATTACAAATCCTTGAATAGAGAAGAAAAGATAATTGGCCATATAATATTGTGATTCATCCTATGAGCTGAGGCCAAAAGATTGAGCTAGTTGATAGTGTAAGCAAATCCCCCTCAAAGCCAAGCTTGCATATGCCCATGTCATCAACTTTCTTAAGTCATGCTTCTGTATCCAGAATATATATTAGAATGATCCAGGCCGTAAACTGAAGTTAATTAACACTGCTCAAATTCATGACTAGTTAATTCATTGAAGAGATTAAACTGAAGTTTGACATATCCTACTCTTTAACTCTCCCATCAAACCAAGAGTTGAGATTATTGTCTTCCATGGGTAATGACAGTTGTCAAaagtatcaaaatacatattaccATGAGCTGAAACTAAAGATTTAAAAAGCCATTTTCTGCCCGAGATGACCAAGCACCAGGAACCTGCCTTCACAAATTTTCTTGAACTGACCAGTGTGCATCTAGGAGTTTTCACTATTCTTGCTCCAACACAAAAACTTATGTTAGCACAAAAGGACACCAAACAATAAGTTCTAGGAGgctatgaatatattttatatagaatTAGGGTTTTGTGTCGGTGCAGGGAAAAAGAATCCCAAGTTATCTTGGACACAACTCTAGGTTTTTTGAAAAGTAATTATGATTAAAAGAACCCATACCATAAATTTATGCAGGAACTTTTTACTCAACATCCTAGCCCTCCATGTAGCAGTAAAGGCCTACACAGGATCCGTATAAAGATGCCCAACTTATTTGCTAGCTTCCCCAAATTTAGACTTGGTCATGATCTCACAAACCTTTGTTAATATCTCAAACACAATCATACTCCCTGTCAACGGCAGAAAAAGGCAAAATTTTctatgccaatttcttggagtgaaTTGTTAAAAAAAAAGGTTGACATCCTTTGTGGTTCATGATTAGCTAAAAGTTTTGGATGCCACTGGCTGAGTTCATACTTCTGCATCCTAgctattaacttaatttataCATTTTAGTTAGTGATACAGATACTTCATACAAGCATAGAAAATAAACTCATCTCACTGATATAGTTGCATTTTCACATTCTTTCTTTTGTATTGTCTTATCATTCTCCATCTCTTAATGAACATCATCAAGAATGGTTCAATGCTCAGCATGAGGTCCATGTCAATACTTTAAATTTGAGGGGATCTACAAGATGCAATCCAGATAAGACTAAGATGCATTCCACCATCTGCTATGATTTCCAGGAGTGGCTTAGGTGCaaactttaattttttaggtCCCAACGGACCTATTGgaaataagataattatatgcAACCAAAAGATCATTTTTTCCTTCCAAAAGGCAATATGCAGGATATGTGCATTTTGTATTTTGGACATCTTagttttatgatttgatttttttctacATCCTTTTATGTTGTTTTCATGGGAATGAATGGTATAATTCATGCCTGTAACCTTATGCTGTTGATTTGCCATATAACATCTCATAGCTGCACTTCTTTTGTGGCATTGTTAGTTAAATGTGACACCATAACAGTACCTATTCGCATTTTAACGAGAATGGCATTCTGGTTCCTGTGGCTGAATATTATAGTGCCTTTCTAAGTAAACAAAAATTAGACACCAGGATCGTATACTTTTTTACCATCGCATGAGAATTAAGTAGAGAAGATTTCACTTTATATAACTGAATGCTCTCTTTTTTAGTTTAACAAGAATGGCATTCTGGTTCCTGTGGCTGAATAGTATAGTGCCTTTCTAAGTAAACGAAAATTAGACACCAGGATCGTATACTTTCTTACCATCGCATgagaataaatagagaagatagtACTTTATATAACTGAATGCTCTTTTTTTTGGTGGGCATATAATCAAATCTTCTGTTAACACAAACCCTCCTTACTTTGATATGTCTATGGTTTTCTTCTTTCAACTTGAAATCGAACAACAAATGACCAGCCTTCCCCCTTGGCAAGACTAAATGCTTAAAGCTATGATGCTTGGCTACTGATGCAACTGCAATAAAGGAAAGTGATGATAGAATTCAGCATTTTCTAAGTTCTTCATGATTGATGTAAGTTTAATTCACTTGAGTTGAAATTGGTAATGTTATAGTGGAAAGTTGATTCATGCTCGAACTGCACTAAACCACTTTAACCTACCCCAAGTCAAGCAGTAAGGGGTGGATCAAGGTCTATTGCTCCCAAACTTGATTTGTCCCAGAATAAGCTCAAACCAGCTCGAATTGTAGGGCTGGATGGCTCAAACAAACTCTTTTGCAATCATCCTCCCCCAAGTGAAGGTGGAAACAAGGTGGAGGGGAAGCCAAAATTGCCTAGGGTAAGCAGTTTATAGGATCAaagcttgatttttaatttttgaggcTAGAAAATCATCCTAGCTAGGTAAATCTTCTCCCTTctctttcttatttcttaaaaaattcaAGTGGAATTTCATCTTTGATGGAAAACAAAAAAATATGAGGGGATACTGTGAAGTCAAATGCTGTTTGATCATTAGATGCATGCATTAGAGCATGAATTAACACATGAGTCCAGGATAACAATTAAATATTCTTCAGGTTTGGTTGGAACCTAAAACCTACAACCAAAATTTGCATAAATCTGAAAAAGGCCAGATCAAGGGCATAGCAGCCAtatctatccatatccatcaaTACACTTTGTCGGCAAAATCCTTGATCATAGCATGTCTTGCACCCAATCTCAATCAGATCATCCCCGTACTTTGATATTTTGAACATTGGTTTGTATTTGTTTTAAAGTAGAGTATGCAACAACAGTTTCAAGACCTGCAGAAATAACTATAAACTAGCTATAATCTACAACTACAATTTGGTATAACCTATAAATAACTTTGCCCAAAACACAGCTCCAACAAATTCAAAAGTAACAAAGTAGTTCAAATCATGTTATTGACACCATAAAAAACAATATCAGcaaattagatatataataaatcataactgCAATCATATAATGGTTCGAAATGATGATCCTTACTTGGGAAGTAAGTGACTTTATAACTTCTTTTGCTGCCTTGCACTTTGCAGTTTCTTCCCCCGCAATTCCAATAGCCTCCTTCAACTGTTTGGTTGTTCTTTCCAACTCAACTTCTTGAAGCTGGGCCTTGCGTGTAAGATTCTCTACCTACAAAACATGCTTCATCAAAAATCATCTATAAGCAATTCAACACACACCAATTTTCCTACAAAAATTAGTGATCTCCACTTGCTTTGCAGGAACTACAAATAGCTGACCACTGAAAGACGTGACATGGATCCACATATAACATAAACAAGGTGTAAATTATATACACCATGCTCATACTGTTCAGCCATCCATTTATGATGGAAACCATTGTTCCATATCATGTTAGGTATTGGTATGCATTAAAACAGAAAGATACAAGCTGCTATCCACATATGCTCGGGAGATTTCCTGTTAACTAAACTTTCTACAGAATACAATAATTTGGACAGCTATAGGGCGATGAActaattgatttgatcatttaAATTGCAGAATTTGTTGTTTCTAAGAAAATCTAACCatattgaaatataaaaatagaagtGCAAATTCATAAACTTATGGCCATATTGAAATCAATTAGTTCAAATAACCatattgaaatataaaaatagaagtGCAAATTCATCAATTAGTAATCGAGCTACATGTATGTGATGGGAGAAGTTGTTTTGCACATAAACTATAAAATAAATCCATCAAGTTTAAACTGATGATTCTTCCTTGGGTTATCCATACCCAACAAATACTTTCAACAGAGTTTAAAACCATAGATATCATCACTAAAGGCACTCTCAGCTCTAAGATGCATAATAGATGATGAAGTTCAACCATTAGAATTAGGCTCTGCTCAGTATGATATGTATTCATATCAATATATAATGGTAGTTGTCTACTTTGTCCATTGTAGCACATATCATCTCTAAAGCCTCCATCAAGATCCAGTCAACTTTAAATACCCAATTAATGAATGGGCAGATGACTCTTCTCACTAGTACCAATCAAAAGTCTAGGAGCTCCAAAAGAAGCTGCTCTTGATGCACAGCCCAATATTACATATACTAGAAGTAAATATACCAATTCTCCTTTATTATGAATCAATGACATGCAGTGCTTAACAAAATATAATGACAGATCTAGAAAAAAGAACATAAAACTAAAGATATGCATGATGTGTCAGGTAAAGCACATACCTGAGCTCTTAACCTAAGAACTTCTTGGCTTAGGCTATCATTTGTCCTTTTTGCGTCATCAACAGTGACTTTTGGAGATGTAAGCCCTCCCAGAGTTGGTGTTGGTGTTGTAGAACGAGGGGGGCTGGGCCTTCTTGATATTGGTGAAGTTGCACGAGAAACAATTCTTGATCCAGGAACTGAAGCAGAAAAGAACTTCCTTGATGTTCCGAATACTGGATTCAGTGATTTTGAGATGTTAAGGGCACTCCAATGTGAACTTCCATTTGGGATGGGAGATACACGATTGCTATTGAATTCAAATTTCTTGTTTCTCTTGGAAGATCTGCTTTCTGTTTCCATTGAAGATAGTCTAGAGATTTGTATGTGTGATCTAGGATCCAACTTATCCTCCTTCTCAATCATTTCACTGAACCCCTGAATTACACTACCCTTTTTAGTTGCTGCAGAATGAGATGATGAATCAGCTTCCAAAGACTTGCTTAACTTGTTAAAGCAGCTGTCACAGACACGATATGGTTTGTTCGGATTTGGTGCCATAGAAGCCCTAAGAGACTTTTTACTGCTGCAGGAATGACAAAAGACAAGTGCACAGTTGTAGCAATTATGGCGTTTTCTCTTGAAATTAAATGGCAGGCGGCAGCCTGAGCACATAGAGTGTTCAACACCAGACACCCACTTATGAATACAGATTGCTGCAGTAAAGTTGGTGCCACAAACAACACTTCGGACTTGTTTATCTTTTAAAGCTTCAACCAGTGTTGGGGTATTCCTATCATCAGTATCGCCATGACCTAATCGGCCATTTGCACCTTTACCCCAAGTGTACACTTCAGTTCTTGAAGTTAGGACAGCAACATGATATGCCCCACATGATATCTCCTCCACGAAGTTCTTTAGTAGCTTACCTTCAACCCGGACAGGGAGCTTTCCATCTGCCTGAGGACTCCCAAGTTGACCATAAACAGTACTACCCATTGTATAGACATGGCCTGAGGTCGAAAGTGCTACAGTTAGGCTGTGCCCGCAGGCAACTTGACAAAAGTTTGGTTCAACCAAGGCAGCCACACAAGTAGGCACAAGTCTTGGTTCTTTGTCACCATGTCCTAGGCGGCCTTTATCTCCATCCCCCCATGTAAACAGCTTCCCTGAAGAACAGTTACTAGAACTAGAATTTCCAGCCATAACTTCAACAACTGCAGCAGTATGCCAAACACCACAAGCTGCTCGCACTGTGCGTAGTCCTTTGAGGGATTCTACTTCCCTAGGCACTGAGACACTTTTGCGATCTCCATGACCTAGAACGCCAAAAGTCCCATCTCCGAAAGTAAATAATTGTCCAGCAGAGGTTACAACAGCTGTATGCCAAGGTCCACAAGAAATTGATGAAACATGTATGCCCTCTAAAGGCCCATGAACCCTTTTTGGGACCCAATGACTCACTTCATTTCCATGCCCAAGAAGCCCAAAATTAAAAGTACCATCACCCCATGTGTAGAGGTCTCCAGAGAGTGTAACAGCACATGTATGATACTCCCCACATGCTACAAGTTCAATATTCATATTGACGAGAGCATCAACGAGTTTTGGTTGTGCCACATCAGAATCTACTCCATGTCCAAGCctgccccccgattcctctcccCAAGTGTAGATCTCTCCTTGTTTAGTGACAAGTGCAGCATGTCTGCCACCACAAGATATGTTTTGAACATCAAGTATTACAGCAGATTCTAAGGCTTTTGGAACAAGCGAATCTATTTTAATGCCTGAACAGCTTCCAACCCTAGGACCACCACCACCTAGAATTCCATCCCCGGTTCCATCACCCCATATGAAAACATCACCTAAAGCATCACCATCATCATGACCAGAGCCTTGACTTGATGAGCTAACAGCACTTGACAGGCTTACCCTAAAAGTGTCCATCATAATGCCCCTTGTATGCCCGTTTGCATTATCTGAGCATCCTGATGACAAAGAGTGCACCGATGCACTAGCAGAATCTGAAGGAAAGAAAACCTTAGGAGGCACAGCATATAACAGACCATCAGAAAATGCCTTGTCCAAGCCATTCTTCGGTGGACTTTCATATGGACTTCGAAGTCGAAGGGTTTCACTGCCATCCTGAATTAAATAAAAACCAAGGACTTCCTGTTTTAAAGAATATAATAGTGAACATCaaagataaagaaattaagaTGAACATGGAGCACCTTCTGCATGCTATCACTGCTACCAAAAGGAGAGCTCAAAGGTGAACTTCTACGGGTGTACGTTCTTGGACTATTAGTACCAGAAGACACTCCATCACTTCTAGATTCGGTTCTCCATTTCCGGTGATGGCTTCGTGATATCAGTGTTTTAAGACCAGCAAACCACACTTCAGCTTCATCCTTATCCTTGCAGATCTGGTATAGATTAGAGAGAGATGACAGAACAACCATTCAGCCTTCAAAATTGTGAAAGCTATTAAATGAAAACAGAAAAATAATCAAGACAGACAGGATAAGAGCACCCAAGATTCAATAAAAACAATAACCACCATAGAAAATGCTCAAGATGCAACAACACTCACGAGATCCAATGATCTATCATTATAGATAAGAGAAAATGACTGGCACTCCTTCTCAGGCCGTGGGTACCTCTGAAATATTGCCTGAAAAATAGAAATGTTTTTCTaatcaatatttaatatatttgaaGAAGTAAAGTGCTAACATATAAATCTTCCAAGTTGCAAGGAACCGCACACATAAGTTTCAAGGACCAAAACAGTTACATAAAATATTGATAACCCTACAAAATATCCTCCAATTGTCATTAAACATCATTGTCGCTAATCTTTTTATGCCACAGGTAGGGAAGAGATGTCTGGAAATAATCCTACTATGCATATTGGCCTGAAACCTAATCCAAAtgggtttttttatttttataacaaTTCTTGACTAGCTCAATTTTGGTGAGCTTTGGATCAAAGAcatcaatccaatccaattacAGCACTGCTCTTTGTCCCCACTGCAAAGGTCCAAGTACCCCATATCAAATGAAATTTAGCAGAAGTTGAAGTTGCATAAGTATCAGAGACAATGTACAACTCAAAATCCATCATGAGGTGGTTCAGGAGCAGCATTAGGTGTCCTGGTGTCCCTCCAGATGTCTATGAGAATGTTTTGGAGGTGGTCAACAAAG
The sequence above is a segment of the Elaeis guineensis isolate ETL-2024a chromosome 7, EG11, whole genome shotgun sequence genome. Coding sequences within it:
- the LOC105049105 gene encoding PH, RCC1 and FYVE domains-containing protein 1 isoform X2: MAAAAAVDHGRTGPVERDIEQAITALKKGAYLLKYGRRGKPKFCPFRLSNDESVLIWFSGKEEKHLKLSHVSRIMPGQRTAIFQRYPRPEKECQSFSLIYNDRSLDLICKDKDEAEVWFAGLKTLISRSHHRKWRTESRSDGVSSGTNSPRTYTRRSSPLSSPFGSSDSMQKDGSETLRLRSPYESPPKNGLDKAFSDGLLYAVPPKVFFPSDSASASVHSLSSGCSDNANGHTRGIMMDTFRVSLSSAVSSSSQGSGHDDGDALGDVFIWGDGTGDGILGGGGPRVGSCSGIKIDSLVPKALESAVILDVQNISCGGRHAALVTKQGEIYTWGEESGGRLGHGVDSDVAQPKLVDALVNMNIELVACGEYHTCAVTLSGDLYTWGDGTFNFGLLGHGNEVSHWVPKRVHGPLEGIHVSSISCGPWHTAVVTSAGQLFTFGDGTFGVLGHGDRKSVSVPREVESLKGLRTVRAACGVWHTAAVVEVMAGNSSSSNCSSGKLFTWGDGDKGRLGHGDKEPRLVPTCVAALVEPNFCQVACGHSLTVALSTSGHVYTMGSTVYGQLGSPQADGKLPVRVEGKLLKNFVEEISCGAYHVAVLTSRTEVYTWGKGANGRLGHGDTDDRNTPTLVEALKDKQVRSVVCGTNFTAAICIHKWVSGVEHSMCSGCRLPFNFKRKRHNCYNCALVFCHSCSSKKSLRASMAPNPNKPYRVCDSCFNKLSKSLEADSSSHSAATKKGSVIQGFSEMIEKEDKLDPRSHIQISRLSSMETESRSSKRNKKFEFNSNRVSPIPNGSSHWSALNISKSLNPVFGTSRKFFSASVPGSRIVSRATSPISRRPSPPRSTTPTPTLGGLTSPKVTVDDAKRTNDSLSQEVLRLRAQHVL
- the LOC105049105 gene encoding PH, RCC1 and FYVE domains-containing protein 1 isoform X1, with the translated sequence MAAAAAVDHGRTGPVERDIEQAITALKKGAYLLKYGRRGKPKFCPFRLSNDESVLIWFSGKEEKHLKLSHVSRIMPGQRTAIFQRYPRPEKECQSFSLIYNDRSLDLICKDKDEAEVWFAGLKTLISRSHHRKWRTESRSDGVSSGTNSPRTYTRRSSPLSSPFGSSDSMQKDGSETLRLRSPYESPPKNGLDKAFSDGLLYAVPPKVFFPSDSASASVHSLSSGCSDNANGHTRGIMMDTFRVSLSSAVSSSSQGSGHDDGDALGDVFIWGDGTGDGILGGGGPRVGSCSGIKIDSLVPKALESAVILDVQNISCGGRHAALVTKQGEIYTWGEESGGRLGHGVDSDVAQPKLVDALVNMNIELVACGEYHTCAVTLSGDLYTWGDGTFNFGLLGHGNEVSHWVPKRVHGPLEGIHVSSISCGPWHTAVVTSAGQLFTFGDGTFGVLGHGDRKSVSVPREVESLKGLRTVRAACGVWHTAAVVEVMAGNSSSSNCSSGKLFTWGDGDKGRLGHGDKEPRLVPTCVAALVEPNFCQVACGHSLTVALSTSGHVYTMGSTVYGQLGSPQADGKLPVRVEGKLLKNFVEEISCGAYHVAVLTSRTEVYTWGKGANGRLGHGDTDDRNTPTLVEALKDKQVRSVVCGTNFTAAICIHKWVSGVEHSMCSGCRLPFNFKRKRHNCYNCALVFCHSCSSKKSLRASMAPNPNKPYRVCDSCFNKLSKSLEADSSSHSAATKKGSVIQGFSEMIEKEDKLDPRSHIQISRLSSMETESRSSKRNKKFEFNSNRVSPIPNGSSHWSALNISKSLNPVFGTSRKFFSASVPGSRIVSRATSPISRRPSPPRSTTPTPTLGGLTSPKVTVDDAKRTNDSLSQEVLRLRAQVENLTRKAQLQEVELERTTKQLKEAIGIAGEETAKCKAAKEVIKSLTSQLKDMAERLPIGAARNSKLPSLASFNNNPASSDISAAAVDQMSSPSTSSHEPESNGSNGLLVSNRASSISNRSKVGHSEAVRNGSKVTNADPHQESEWVEQDEPGVYITLTSLPGGVKDLKRVRFSRKRFSEKQAEQWWAENRARVYEQYNVRMVDRSASSVGNDEGSH